One genomic window of Mercenaria mercenaria strain notata chromosome 2, MADL_Memer_1, whole genome shotgun sequence includes the following:
- the LOC128550897 gene encoding calcyphosin-like protein codes for MDNKRVEDLIEMIRNRCLLNNVGGIKYLSVLFRSMDTDFDKRLSYRELNEGMKSFGLEIVKDDFKMLFDAFDKDKDKQIDFLELVAKLRPPMTKRRVDVINQAFDSLDVNKDGILSIDDLKIVYLTNAKRHPKFLSGEWTEEQVLRNFLDSIDTPGNPDGNVTREEFMNYYAGVSSTVDDDSYFDLMMRACYGLPNRGT; via the exons ATGGATAACAAGAGAGTTGAAGATTTAATAGAAATGATAAGAAACCGTTGCTTGTTAAATAATGTAGGTGGAATAAAGTACCTTTCTGTACTGTTTCGTAGTATGGATACTGATTTTGACAAGCGTTTATCGTACCGAGAACTTAATGAAGGTATGAAATCATTTGGCCTTGAAATAGTCAAAGATGACTTCAAGATGTTGTTTGACGCGTTtgacaaagataaagataaacaaATTGATTTCCTGGAGCTAGTAGCAAAACTACGACCTCCAATGACAAAAAGAAGAGTAGATGTAATAAATCAAGCATTTGACTCTCTCGATGTAAACAAAGACGGAATATTAAGTATAGATGACttgaaaa TTGTCTATTTGACCAACGCAAAGCGACATCCAAAGTTTCTTTCCGGTGAGTGGACAGAAGAACAGGTGCTCCGGAACTTCTTAGACAGTATCGATACACCTGGTAATCCGGATGGAAACGTGACACGAGAGGAATTCATGAACTACTACGCAGGGGTCAGTTCAACAGTAGACGATGACAGTTATTTTGATCTTATGATGAGAGCGTGTTATGGTCTACCAAACAGAGGAACCTAA